Genomic segment of Rhodothermaceae bacterium:
ATCTTTCAATATTCCCATCTTGATATCTGGCCATACTATATTCACCAGTACCAAATGAATCAAAATACAGTCCAATGAGCAAATCCTTGATTGCCGTACTGGTCTGGTTACGTATTGTATATCGAAAAAGCACTCCATCTTCGAATTGACTCTGCGTATTCACAAGTGATTCCTGAATAATTTCTAGGCCTGGGGGAAGCTTGTTTGTCTTGTTCGTCATCGTCACACGGCTTACTTGCTCCCCGCTCCCATCCTCCAGAAATTGCATTGAACTAACAGGCACAAAATCTTGGCTCTGAGGGCATCTCATAAACTGACACTCAGGTACGTTGAACACAGAACCTGCAACCGTTCTGGGAGCTATCCCAACCAGTAATCCTGCCTCATCCATCAACCCATCTCCTTTCAAGTCCATTTGCCCCAGTGTTTCTTCGCAATGCCAGTGCGCCCAAACTTCCCCCGTATCCGTATGGCCAATATTCCCCTCCGAGGTCATGGTATAGCTGAACGTGGCCGTTTCATGCAATGCCAATTCTACAGGATTAACGTATAACTCAATCGCATCTGATCCACTCACAACCCCTCCATCTGATATACGGATACGGGGCTCAATAAACAAAAATGACCGGTAGGGGAAATTTGGCGTTGCCATGACGGAGAAATCTATGGATGTTTTCGCGCCACTCGGCAGCGATCCAACACTGAACGTATTTCCACTCGGAAAGACGATACCAGGAGATTTGGCAACAAACTCTACCGTAACGTTCTCTGCATCGGCCAAGAACGACTCAAATGTTGCAGTTATGTTTATCTGTTCTGATGGGCGAAAGCAATAACCTTTCTCACGGTCAGTCACTTCCCACTCCACCATTCGGATGGACACTTTATCTGTCTCCGTTACGGCGCGATAGGCATTCACATACCCCCGTCCCAGTAGTCCTTCATATGAAGGGGGATGCTCCTGATATATTTTCTCATCCGCAGTTACTCGAATCTGCTCACGTATTTGCACCGGTGAAAACTCAGGAAACTGTGTCTTCACCAGTGCTGCGATTCCAGATACCAGAGGAGCCGCAAACGATGTGCCCCACCAAAACCGATACTGATTATTCAAATCCGTGGTCATAACTCGAACCCCAGCCGCGCAAACATCAACACCATATCCATAATTCCACGCATTCTGATAGGACTGGCCTTCTGTACCACAAACACTTAGAGTTTCCTGATACGATGCGGGATAGCTCCGAGGATTATACCCGCCCATTTCAAAGTCATTGTTCGATGCCGAAGCGATCACAAGACTCCCGAGGTCGAGAGCTGCCCGCATAGTAAGAGCATCAGTTCTAAGGGGACCATAATTGAGTCGGCCATAGCTGGCATTGATAATATGTGCCCCGTTAATCGCAGCGTACAAAACCCCTTCCCAAGTGTAGCAAAACCGACGGCTATTCGGTCCACACGCCACGTCAATGGGCATAAATTTTGTATTCCAACTGGTTCCAGCCAAGCCTATACCATTGTCTGCTACAGCAACTGCTGCACCTGCAACAGCAGTCCCGTGGTTATTGCCCTCCAGAGGTCTGGAATTATTCGTATCATCTGAAAAACTCCATCCGTGCAGATCATCTATAAATCCATTTCTATCGTCATCTATTCCGTTATTTGCAATTTCTCCGGGGTTCTCCCACAAATTTGCCCGCAGGTCATGATGCTCCCAATCTGTACCGGAGTCCACGATTGCAATCACGACATCCGAATCTTCTCCCTTCACGACCTCCCATGCCTTTGTCATTTCCATCATTTGCATATATCCTTCGTTCGAAAACAAAGGATCATTCGGCATAGGTGGGGATTGCTTTCTCACTCCCCCGATTGGAACTGGAAATGCAGACACGGAATGGCGATACTGTGGCTCAGCGTACACAACTCCCGGGTTGGCCTCAATTATCCTAGCAGCGTGGTTCGGAGATATCTCCGCATCGTACCGAACACGGTACACTCGTTCTAATTCTTGAACACTCGCCAGTTGTGCTCGCTTGCCCCTCAACGTATTCAGAAACGGAAATGCCCGCTCCACTGATTGTACTTGTAGTACCGGTGGATAGGCAGCTTTTCCCAGATATGCGCCCTGTTGGTACTGAACGATAACTATCCCCAGTTTAATATTCTGCTCTGCCTGACGCGACTGAGATAGACTCGGTGCCACAAAACACACTACGAACAGTAGACATGTGGCAAGCCACTTCCACATTGGCTCACTCACAGTCCAGATCGACGAGATTGATTGTCCTTGGGCGGCTCGGGACAAGACGGTTGTTATCAGAATCGGTGTTCGCCTGATATCTGTGTTCATATGTGGCTTTGAGATATAGGCTGCAACAATAACAGTTCTGCAAGAGGCTCACACAATGAACAGAAATGACCGCAATCAGAATGCACTGACGGCTTCCGCCTCCTCTGTCTGTACAACAGGTTTGGTGCGCAAAAGATAATAGCGCACGCCATCAGTTAGCGCCTGCCAACTGGCATCCAGAATATTTGGGGAGACCCCCACTGTATGCCAGATATCCTCGCCGTTTGTATCGTGATGTTCGATCAGGACACGCACAGAAGCTGCCGTTGCTTCCTCTGGAGTAAGAACACGTACTTTATAGTCAGCGAGGCGTAAGGCTTCCAAGCGAGGATAGAAGCGACAAAGTGCTCGATTCAATGCCTTGGACAAAGCATCTACAGGTCCAACTCCCTCACTAACCGCAAGCTCACGATGATCTCCTACAAAAACAGCAACAGTAGCCTCAGACCACTCCGATCCTTGATCATCCTGTTCACTGTATACCCGTAGCCGATCCAGTCTGAACATCTCTGTATCTTCCCCCTGTATCGTTCGAAGCAATAGTTCAAAAGATGCCTCAGCACCCTGAAACTCATAGCCAAGGTGCTCTAACTCCTTAATGCGCTGGACCGCTCGCCGTGCCTGATCATTATCGTCGAGTGTAATCCCTAGCTCCTGCGCCTTGTAACGCACATTGGACTGCCCGGACAAGTCCGAAACCAATACCCGCCTTTTATTCCCCACCGCCTCAGGGACCATATGCTCATACGCAGACGGTTCTTTCATGACCGCCGATACGTGAATTCCACCTTTGTGCGCAAAAGCACTTCGACCAACAAATGGAGCACGGTCAATTGGCAACATATTACAGATTTCATACACGAACTGACTCAAATCTGCAAGTGTAGCCAACTGCTCTTCAGAGACACACCGATACCCCATTTTATGCTGAAGACAGGCAATCACTGTACATAAATCAGCATTCCCCGTACGTTCACCGATCCCATTGATTGTGCCTTGCACATGACGCGCTCCCGCTTCGACCGCAGCAATACTATTCGCGGTTGCAACACCACTGTCATTGTGCGCGTGAATACCAATGACATGCTGATTCATCACGGAACTTACATGCTCTGTGATTCGTCCGACATCTGCTGGCATACTCCCACCATTCGTATCACACAATACCAGCACGTCCGCACCTGACTCTGCAGCGGCACGTAGAGTGGCTAATGCGTATTCGGCATTGTCCTTGTACCCATCAAAAAAATGCTCTGCGTCATATATGACACGGCGACCGTTCTGAGCCAGCCATTTGACTGACTCCGCAATCATATCCAGATTTTCTTCCTTCGTTACCTTGAGGGCCTTCTCTACGTGCAGGATCCAGCTTTTACCAAATATTGAAACGGTATTCGTTTCGGCTTTGATGAGTGCAAGTAAATTGGGATCTTCACCTGGGAGGTTCTGTACGCGACGGGTAGACCCGAAAGCACAAATATCTGCCTGTTGCCAGCCTTCCTCAATCGCAAGTTCAAAAAACTCCTGATCTTTCGGATTCGATCCGGGCCATCCCCCCTCAATCACATTAATTCCAAACGCGTCAAGCCTGTGTGCAATACGAATCTTATCATTTACCGAAAGCGTCACATGCTCGCCTTGGGTACCGTCGCGAAGTGTGGTGTCAAATAATTCAATCCGTTCCATTAGGCAGTGGTAATCAGGCCATTCTTCCTTGCATATTCGAAGACGTTGCCCGCGTTAAGAATATCGGCCACATCTCCCAACGGTTTTAGTAGATACTCTTTCCCAGTCGTATGATTGGTTAGCTGCCCAATAGTTGTATCAAGTTCTAGTCTATCTCCGGTGCGGATTTCATGATTGATCTTCTCGTGAGACTCAAAAGGAATCACAAACCCTCCGTCAATCGTATTTCGATAAAAGATTCGCGCGTAGCTCTGGGCTACAACCACCTCGGCACCCGCCTCCGTCAATGCAAATGGTGCATGCTCCCGCGATGATCCACATCCAAAATTGACACCACCAATAACGAAGGTAAACTTGCTGATGTATTTGTCTGGATCTGTGAACGGAATATGACCTTGAGGGAGTCCTTGATCTTCTGCAGGGACACCGCTCATGGCAAAACGACCATACATACGTCGCTCGTCCGGTTTCTTAAGACTGTAAACCAAATGCTCCGCAGGTATGATTTGATCTGTATCAATCGCATCACCAACGACGTAAGCCAAACCACGAATAATTGATTCCATAACTACACTAAAACTTCTCTGGGATCTGTAATAACACCACTGAGTGCACTCGCGGCTACCGTCAGCGGCGATGCCAAATATACTGAAGCCTGCTTCGAACCCATACGACCGGGGAAATTACGATTCGTTGTAGAAATCACAACCTCATCTCCCTGCATCCGACCAAACGTATCTGGCGGTCCTCCCAAACAGGCGGCACAACTCGCCTGCCCCATCTTGCATCCTGCATTGGCAAATACATCCCAAAGCGTGGTTCCATCAAGCGTTTGCGTTCGAAGTGACTCGCTAATCTCCGTCGTAGCAGGCACGATATACGTATCGATCACGACCTCTTGTCCCTTGATGATCTGAGCAGCCGCCTGAAAATCTTCCAATTTTCCACCCGTACAACTTCCAACGTACGCCCGGTCCAAGCGGGTGCCGGCAACCTCCATAACACTCGCACGATTATCTGGTCGATGAGGTTTTGCCACGACAGGTTCCAGGGTTGATACATCGTAGCGGTATTCTGAATGAAAACGTGCGTTCTCATCACTGTAGATGCATTCAAACTCGTGATCAGTCCGTGCGCGTACATATTCAATTGTGGTTTCGTCTGGTGCAATAATCCCGTTCTTCCCCCCTGCCTCAATGGCCATATTTGTCAGTGTCATGCGTTCCTGCATGGAGAGAGAATAGACGGATTCTCCATCAAATTCCATTGCACGATACGTAGCTCCATCGCAACCGATTTCTCCAATCACGGCCAAGATCAAATCTTTTGCCATCAGATAGGGAGGCAAGGCTCCCTCGAAAATAAAGCGCATGGTCTCAGGTACGCGAAGCCAGATCTTTCCAGTTCCCATGATGAGAGCTGCATCCGTATTCCCAACTCCAGTTGAGAACATACCGAAAGCTCCAGATGTGCAGGTATGGCTGTCTGTACCAATCAGCAATGAGCCAGGTCGGTTAAACCCCTCTTCAGCAAGAGCCATATGACATACTCCCTTATACCGGGGGGAACCTACATCATAATAATGTGGCAAGTCATGCTCCTGGGCAAACTCCCTGAGTAGACGTACATTCCGATTGGCATGATGATTCTGCGTGAAGATGTAATGATCTGGGAGGATCACCAGTTTTTCTGGATCCCATACCTTGGCATCCTCACCAAACTCACGTTTGAAAATGTCAATGGTTGGGGGACCACACACATCATGGGTCATCAGAATATCTACGTCCACCCAAACACTTTCACCAGGCGAGATTCTTTCACGACCACAATGGCGGGCAATAACCTTTTCTGTAATTGTCATTAATCTTGTCCTCCGTCACTACCAAATGATTGCATAATTCCATCAGAAACAAACTCTTCTCCGCTGCTGGCCCTGAATGCCTCTAACTGATTTAATGCCTGAACATATGCATTTGCAGAGGCTTGGAGGACATCCGTATGGCGGGCAATACCTCGGAAAAGAGTCCCATTCTCGCTGATCAGAACCGTAACTTCTCCCATTGCGTCTTTTCCCTCGCCAACTGATCGAATCCCATAGGATACCAAACCGTGGTGGCTTCCGGCTGCCATATCAATCGCTTTATAGATCGCCGCTACCGGGCCATCTCCTTCGGCCACCTTTCGACAGGATGTATCTGATGAGTTATGATAGAGAAGTACTTCAGCACGTGGCATCCTGCCAGTCCCACAGTTCACAGATAGATGATCCAGGCGATAATGGACCACGGCTCCGTCTCCTTTCTTTCCCTGTGCCAGTAACACCAGGTCCTCGTCAAAGATTTCTTTTTTTCTATCCGCAAGCGTAACGAACTCCTGATAAACATCCTCTTTTCTATCGGAGCCTACAAAGATGCCCAGCTTTTCCAGTCGGCTGAATAATCCGTGTCGGCCCGAATGTCGTCCGAGGCGAATCGCTTCTGTTTCCTGCCCTACATCCTCTGCCCGCATGATTTCATAGGTCTCCCGACTTTTGAGTACCCCATGTTGATGAATCCCGGCTTCATGGCTGAATGCATTCGCACCGACAACCGCCTTATTCGGAGGCACAGCGAAGCCGGTGGCAATGGACACCATTTTACTCGTTGCTGCGAGGAGACGCGTATTAATGCCTGTCTGCGTACCAAAAAGCTGGCTACGTACATGCAGAGCCATCACGACTTCTTCCAAGGACGCGTTTCCCGCCCGCTCACCAATGCCATTCACGGTACATTCGACCTGACGAGCTCCGGCCAATACTCCCGCGAGAGAATTCGCGACCGCTAGTCCCAAGTCATCATGGCAGTGGACAGACAAAGTCACTTTATCTATGTCAGTGCACTGTTCTTTTACGGTCTTGAAGAGATCTGCATATTCTTTAGGAACGCAATAGCCTGTTGTATCTGGAATATTGATCGTGGTCGCTCCTGCCTTGATCGCGACATTGATGACTTCGACTAAGTAGCCAACACTGGTACGGCCTGCATCCTCTGCACTGAATTCTACATCATCGGTGATGGAGCGAGCTTGACGCACCGCCCGATCTACCATTTCCAGTATGGAGTCGCGTTTTGCCTCAAGGGTCCGTCCATACCGGTCCGCCCCGAATTTAGCCGCCAGATGAATATCACTGGTACCTATGAATGTATGGATCCGTGTATTATTCCCGGTCAACAGTGCTTCGCCTGCAGCATCGATATCCCCTTCAATCGTTCGTGCCAAGGCTGCAACA
This window contains:
- a CDS encoding S8 family serine peptidase, with translation MNTDIRRTPILITTVLSRAAQGQSISSIWTVSEPMWKWLATCLLFVVCFVAPSLSQSRQAEQNIKLGIVIVQYQQGAYLGKAAYPPVLQVQSVERAFPFLNTLRGKRAQLASVQELERVYRVRYDAEISPNHAARIIEANPGVVYAEPQYRHSVSAFPVPIGGVRKQSPPMPNDPLFSNEGYMQMMEMTKAWEVVKGEDSDVVIAIVDSGTDWEHHDLRANLWENPGEIANNGIDDDRNGFIDDLHGWSFSDDTNNSRPLEGNNHGTAVAGAAVAVADNGIGLAGTSWNTKFMPIDVACGPNSRRFCYTWEGVLYAAINGAHIINASYGRLNYGPLRTDALTMRAALDLGSLVIASASNNDFEMGGYNPRSYPASYQETLSVCGTEGQSYQNAWNYGYGVDVCAAGVRVMTTDLNNQYRFWWGTSFAAPLVSGIAALVKTQFPEFSPVQIREQIRVTADEKIYQEHPPSYEGLLGRGYVNAYRAVTETDKVSIRMVEWEVTDREKGYCFRPSEQINITATFESFLADAENVTVEFVAKSPGIVFPSGNTFSVGSLPSGAKTSIDFSVMATPNFPYRSFLFIEPRIRISDGGVVSGSDAIELYVNPVELALHETATFSYTMTSEGNIGHTDTGEVWAHWHCEETLGQMDLKGDGLMDEAGLLVGIAPRTVAGSVFNVPECQFMRCPQSQDFVPVSSMQFLEDGSGEQVSRVTMTNKTNKLPPGLEIIQESLVNTQSQFEDGVLFRYTIRNQTSTAIKDLLIGLYFDSFGTGEYSMARYQDGNIERFFPNVNLDQEHNSRSGYVGFAVLSENARIHYRTYDSNEIGDLNQPEDVWEGLTGGIISPSRTGSGAGDAQLIGSGPYSVDVNSEVVVDFAMVYGENQNELVENAKRTLQLRNDRWIDVAAISAPTRLSVVEGDSIAFEVALKAKPSNEVTMTLSGHENTDLIPSPTILTFGVDDWSTAQTVTLSTVGDEDNVNDKVTLTITGSGGGYDGITQEVVITIADNLGVNIEELEQPMSLTLWGNYPNPFSETTRIEFDLPVPAQISVIVTDVLGRIVKSVPYGEFGAGHGHSLEISTGGLMSGVYYYTLRVDMDGELVERSKAMTIVR
- a CDS encoding citramalate synthase, with translation MERIELFDTTLRDGTQGEHVTLSVNDKIRIAHRLDAFGINVIEGGWPGSNPKDQEFFELAIEEGWQQADICAFGSTRRVQNLPGEDPNLLALIKAETNTVSIFGKSWILHVEKALKVTKEENLDMIAESVKWLAQNGRRVIYDAEHFFDGYKDNAEYALATLRAAAESGADVLVLCDTNGGSMPADVGRITEHVSSVMNQHVIGIHAHNDSGVATANSIAAVEAGARHVQGTINGIGERTGNADLCTVIACLQHKMGYRCVSEEQLATLADLSQFVYEICNMLPIDRAPFVGRSAFAHKGGIHVSAVMKEPSAYEHMVPEAVGNKRRVLVSDLSGQSNVRYKAQELGITLDDNDQARRAVQRIKELEHLGYEFQGAEASFELLLRTIQGEDTEMFRLDRLRVYSEQDDQGSEWSEATVAVFVGDHRELAVSEGVGPVDALSKALNRALCRFYPRLEALRLADYKVRVLTPEEATAASVRVLIEHHDTNGEDIWHTVGVSPNILDASWQALTDGVRYYLLRTKPVVQTEEAEAVSAF
- a CDS encoding 3-isopropylmalate dehydratase, translating into MESIIRGLAYVVGDAIDTDQIIPAEHLVYSLKKPDERRMYGRFAMSGVPAEDQGLPQGHIPFTDPDKYISKFTFVIGGVNFGCGSSREHAPFALTEAGAEVVVAQSYARIFYRNTIDGGFVIPFESHEKINHEIRTGDRLELDTTIGQLTNHTTGKEYLLKPLGDVADILNAGNVFEYARKNGLITTA
- a CDS encoding 3-isopropylmalate dehydratase large subunit translates to MTITEKVIARHCGRERISPGESVWVDVDILMTHDVCGPPTIDIFKREFGEDAKVWDPEKLVILPDHYIFTQNHHANRNVRLLREFAQEHDLPHYYDVGSPRYKGVCHMALAEEGFNRPGSLLIGTDSHTCTSGAFGMFSTGVGNTDAALIMGTGKIWLRVPETMRFIFEGALPPYLMAKDLILAVIGEIGCDGATYRAMEFDGESVYSLSMQERMTLTNMAIEAGGKNGIIAPDETTIEYVRARTDHEFECIYSDENARFHSEYRYDVSTLEPVVAKPHRPDNRASVMEVAGTRLDRAYVGSCTGGKLEDFQAAAQIIKGQEVVIDTYIVPATTEISESLRTQTLDGTTLWDVFANAGCKMGQASCAACLGGPPDTFGRMQGDEVVISTTNRNFPGRMGSKQASVYLASPLTVAASALSGVITDPREVLV
- a CDS encoding 2-isopropylmalate synthase, which encodes MSGDKVLIFETTLRDGEQAPGASMNIAEKIRIAHQLAKLNVDIIEAGFPISSPAQFEAVQRIAQEVDGPVVAALARTIEGDIDAAGEALLTGNNTRIHTFIGTSDIHLAAKFGADRYGRTLEAKRDSILEMVDRAVRQARSITDDVEFSAEDAGRTSVGYLVEVINVAIKAGATTINIPDTTGYCVPKEYADLFKTVKEQCTDIDKVTLSVHCHDDLGLAVANSLAGVLAGARQVECTVNGIGERAGNASLEEVVMALHVRSQLFGTQTGINTRLLAATSKMVSIATGFAVPPNKAVVGANAFSHEAGIHQHGVLKSRETYEIMRAEDVGQETEAIRLGRHSGRHGLFSRLEKLGIFVGSDRKEDVYQEFVTLADRKKEIFDEDLVLLAQGKKGDGAVVHYRLDHLSVNCGTGRMPRAEVLLYHNSSDTSCRKVAEGDGPVAAIYKAIDMAAGSHHGLVSYGIRSVGEGKDAMGEVTVLISENGTLFRGIARHTDVLQASANAYVQALNQLEAFRASSGEEFVSDGIMQSFGSDGGQD